CTCGAAAATTTTCCTGGTTATTAGCTCTTCATCGGGGTAAATTTGGGATAATTGATTTACAAATAATTTATCCTTTTTTAAATGCTTTCGGGATTTTGATGTTGGGGGTTACAGGTATTTTTATGTGGTTACAAGTTAGACGAAAAACATAAACCAAAGGGACATAAAGTCCCTTTAACCCTAACAGTTTTGTTTAAGCAATGGTAATTTGAGAAGAAAGATAAACATCTTGAATTAGATGGAAAAGTTTCACCCCTTCTTCTAAAGGACGCTGGAAGGTTTTTCTACCAGAAATTAAGCCACAACCTCCGGCCCGTTTATTAATAACTGCCGTGCGAACTGCTTCAGCAAAATCGTTTTTACCCGATGCACCACCGGAGTTAATTAATCCACTTCTTCCTGCATAACAATTTAACACTTGATAGCGGGTTAAATCAATAGGATGATCGCTACTTAATTCTGTGTAAACTTTCTCATCGGTTCTCCCATATTTTTGATTACTCGCTTTAGCAACTGCTTCATATCCATGATTACATTCAGGTAGTTTTTGCTTAATAATATCTGCTTCTATTGTTACCCCTAAATGGTTCGCTTGTCCCGTTAAATCAGCAGCTAAATGATAGTCCTTATCTTGTTTAAATATATCATTCCGCAGATAACACCATAATACCGTAG
This genomic stretch from Crocosphaera sp. UHCC 0190 harbors:
- a CDS encoding PepSY domain-containing protein, producing the protein MINKRRLRHLHYTLAPLMIFPLLLTAITGSLFQVAELTGNARKFSWLLALHRGKFGIIDLQIIYPFLNAFGILMLGVTGIFMWLQVRRKT